The stretch of DNA GGACCCCGATCCCAGGAACTTGCCGCCCGCCGATCCGCCGCACTGCCGGCGGGGTTGACCAGCGGCGCGGGCATCTACACCGCGGCCGCCGGTGGCGGAGTCCTCGTCGACGTCGACGACAACTCGTTCATCGACTTCGGTAGCGGTATCGCCGTGACCACCGTCGGCAACGCCGCCCCGCGAGTCGTCGAGCGAGCAACCCGGCAGCTGGCGAAATACACGCACACCTGTTTCCTCGCCACCCCGTACGAGCCGTACATCGCGGTCGCCGAGGCGCTCAACCGGCTCACCCCCGGTGATCACGAGAAGCGGACGGCGCTGTTCAACACCGGCAGTGAGGCGGTGGAGAACGCCGTCAAGTACGCGCGGGCCGCGACCGGACGACCCGCGGTGGTCACGTTCGATCACGCCTTCCACGGGCGGACCCTGATGACGATGACGATGACGGCGAAGAACCAGCCCTACAAGAGCACCTTCGGTCCCTTCGCCCCCGAGGTGTACCGTGCGCCGATGGCCTACCCGTACCGGTGGCCGAGCGGCGCCGAGAATGCGGCCGACGAGGCGTTCGCCCAGTTCGAGATGCTGGTCGATTCCCAGATCGGCGCCGACGCGGTTGCCTGCGTCGTGGTCGAACCGATCCAGGGCGAGGGCGGATTCATCGTCCCTGCCGAGGGCTTCCTGCGGCAGATCGCGGACTTCTGCCGGGACCGCGGGATCCTGTTCGTCGCGGACGAGGTGCAGGCCGGCATCGCCCGCACCGGGACCTGGTTCGCCTCCGAGCACGAGGGCGTCGTGCCCGACCTGGTCGTGACCGCGAAGGGCCTGGCCGGCGGGATGCCGCTCGCGGCGGTCACCGGTCGCGCCGACATCATGGACACCGCGCACGCCGGCGGGATCGGTGGCACCTACAGCGGCAACCCCGCCGCCTGCGAAGCAGCGCTCGGAGTGTTCGAGACCATCGAGGAAGACGGCCTGCTCGAGCGGGCACAGACAATCGGCGACCTCATGTTCCGTGAACTGCGCGACATCGCCGCCACCACCGACCTCATCGGAGACATCCGCGGCCGCGGGGCCATGGTGGCGATCGAACTCGTCCAACCCGGCACCAAGACCCCCAACCGCGAGGCCGTCGCCGCGGTAAACCGCTACTGCCTGACGCACGGCCTGCTCACCCTGACCGCGGGCACCTTCGGCAACGTCCTGCGGTTCCTTCCCCCACTGTCGATCTCGGACGAACTCCTCCTCGAAGGCTTCTCGGTCCTCCGGAACGCGTTCGCCGCTCTGTAATACCCTGCCCCCGAAGAAGGACGACCCCCTCATGACCACACCCGCGCACCTGCTCCATCTCGTCGACGGACAATGGCTCGCCGGCGTCGGCGATACCGTCGTCAGCGCCAGCCCGGCCCAGCCGGACGTCGTCGTCGCCCAGGGACGACTGGCAGACACCGCGGCACTCGACAGGGCCGTCGCCGCAGCTCAACGGGTCAAGCGCGAGTGGACGCGCACCCCCGCGCACGAGCGTGGGGCGATCCTGGTCCGTGCCGCGGCGATCGTGGAGAACGCAGCCTCCGAGTGGGGCACCGAACTCGCCCGCGAAGAAGGCAAAACCAAGCCCGAAGGCATCGGCGAAGTCCTGCGCGCCGCCCAGATCCTGCGCTACTACGGCAACGACGCCGACCGAGACGCAGGCGAGGTATTCTCCTCCCCGCGACGGGGTGAACGCATCCTGGTCACCCGCAAACCCATTGGCGTGGTCGGTGTCATCACCCCCTTCAACTTCCCGATCGCCATCCCGGCCTGGAAGATCGCACCGGCCCTGACCTACGGCAACACCGTGGTCTGGAAACCGGCCAGCACCGTGCCACTCCTGGCGATGCGCCTGGCGCAGGCCCTCACCGACGCGGGACTGCCGAACGGGGTGCTGAACCTGGTGATCGGGAACGGCGCCGTCGGCAACGGCATCGTCGAACATCCCGGCATCGACGCGATCACCTTCACCGGCTCCACCGGTGTCGGCCGCAAGATCGCCGCGTCCGGCGCCGCCCGCGGCGTCCCGGTGCAGGCCGAGATGGGCGGAAAGAACGCCGCCGTCGTCCTCGGCGACGCCGACCTCGAGCTGGCCGCCGAACAGGTGATGTTCGGTGCCTTCCGCTCGACCGGGCAGAAATGCACCGCCACCTCCCGGTTGATCGTCACCGACGACATCGCCGACGACTTCCTCGCCGAACTCGGCAAACGCGCCGACGCACTGAACGTCGGCAACCCCGTCGACGACGGCACCGAGATGGGACCGGTGGTGAACGCCGCCGCCCGCACCTCGATACGAGCCGGGATCGAGCGTGCTATCAAGCAGGGGGCGCGGCGGGTCGCCGGCGGCTACGAGTACTCCGAGGGCGCCTTGGCAACAGGGTATTTCGTTCCGCCGACCATACTCGAGTTGCCCTCGCAAGCTCCCGATGCCTGGCGTGAAGAACTGTTCGGTCCCGTTCTGGCGGTCCGGCGAGCAGGAAGCGTCGACGACGCCTTCGCCCTCGCGAACGACAGCGAGTTCGGACTCTCCGCCGCCGTCTTCACCCAGGATCTCACCCGCGCACTGGACGCCATCGACGACATCGACGTCGGCATCCTGCACGTCAACTCCGAATCCGCCGGCGCCGACCCCCACGTCCCGTTCGGTGGCGCGAAGAAGAGCGGATACGGTCCGAAGGAGCAGGGCCGCTCGGCGCGCGAATTCTTCACCCACACCACCACGGTGTACCTGCGCGGCGGACAGTCGACGATATGAGCACCTATTGCCGTCCGTGTCCTCGAGCATGCCAACACATGGACAACGGCGCTGCAGCGTAACATTCCGGATACGAGTTCGATAGGCACGGAACTCATTTCACTTCGTCGAGCATTCAAAGGGGCATGCTTCGACGAATCCGGATCTGCACCGCCGCACCGGGAATCCGGCACAACCGGACCCCTGGGTGGTCCGGGCGCGGCTCGATCAGCACGCCCGGACCACACGTGCTCCATTCCAGCCGGTGGCTGCCGACAGCCCGATCAGCCTTCTTCGGTCGCAGTGTTCTGGACCACCTCGAACCACGTGGAATCCATCTGGCCGGCTTCAAGTCCCGCGAGCTCTTCACGAGTCGAGCGGAAGGCTTCGTCATGATGCCAGGCCGACCAGTCTTCTCTCGTTTCCCAGACGCCGACAATGGCCCGTTCGAGTGGCTGATCGACTCCTTTCAGAAGCTGCGCCGATACCCAGCCTGGCTTGTCGCGCGCCACAGCAACCCGCTCATGCATTGCGCGGTCCCATTGCTCGGCGCCCTCCTCGCGAAGCACAACTCTCGTGATGATTGTCATCATTCTGGCTCTCCTTTCCGGCCCTTCTCAGAATGGACCCGTGGGGCGGCAAACTCCACGAATGCGGCGGCACGCGGTCGAGACGACCTGTAAGAGGCTGCACCGCAGGATCCCGCCGCCAGCGATCAGTACCGCCGGTTCGCCGGATTGTCGCCGTCTAACACCGCACCCGCGGCGAGCTGCCGCCTGAGGAGGTCGAGGGCCGCGTGCTGGAGGAGGAGGACGGCCTCGACGTTCGTGCCGAGGAGACGCGCCACCTCGACGACCGGTAGTCGGTGCACTATTCGGAGTCGCAGGACCGTCCGGTGGCGGGCGGGGAGGGTGTCCATCAGAGTCGCCGACCCGGCTGTCTCCTCGTCGTCGATGGTCACGACCGGCCTTTCTCTCGGATCGCACCACTGTGTCCGACCCGGTGTCCCAGGGGGAAGGGACCGGCGTCCCGATGGTCCGGGATCCTGCCGACCGACTCCTCGAGCCTGCCCGACGCTTTACGCTGAACGGCATGGCCGCTCTTCGTGCGGAGTGGATCAGGATCTGGCGCAACCCGGCAGACACGCTCGCGACCGTGGCGTTCAACGCCGTCCTGATGATCGGTGCCTGGTTTCTCCTGCCTCGGAACTGGTTGTTCGAGTGGACCGGACCGTCGGGTTTCGCCCTGGCCCTCGCCGGCTGGATGTACGCCGACGTCACCGCCACCAATGTGCTGGCACCGGATCGTGAGCGTGTTCTCGCCGCACTCGACGACCGCGACACGCTGGGCGCGTTACTGGGAGCCAAGGCCGTGGCGTTGTGGATGCTGATCGCCCCGCTGTGCGCGACCATCGCGATCCTCGTGGGTTTCGTCGAGCAGGACTGGTTGTACACCGCGGTGGTGGTGGTCGCGGTGGCGTTGTGCCCGTTCGGCGCGCTGGCCGGGACGAGTCTGGTCGGGGTGTTCTTCCCGTACCACCAGCGTTCCCTGGGGTGGCGGTGGGACCACCGTGCCCGGTGGCGCACCGTCGTGGTCCGGTGGCTGATCCTGCTGGTGGTCCCGTACGGCGTGTTCCCGGCGTTCTCGCTGGCGATCTTCATCGTCCCAGCCGTGCTGTGGCACCTCGTGCGTCCGGCGGACGTGCACTCCCGGATCGGCACCGCCGACTTCGCGCTGTGTGTCGTTCTCGCCGTGCTCATCTCCGCGATCATGTGGGTGATGGCGCGGCGGATCGCGGTGTCACGGATACAGCGGCACGCCCCGCTGGCCGACTATCTGCGCGACCGGGACAGAGGCTGAGCAGCCCCGCCCGGTGACGTGAGCGCCGATGCGCACCCCCGCACACATTCCCACTCACCTGCGCAGGTGAGTGGCAAAGCGTGCCGGGGCACACTTTGCCACTCACGTCAGGAGAGGTGCTTCGGCTGGGGGTGCGACTTGTGGGCCCAGTCCGCGCCGACCTCGTCCTGACTCGATCCCGGCGGGCAGTCGGCGTTGTACCGGCCGGCGTGTTCGAGGGACACGACGACGGACTTCGAGGTGGGACAGTTGCTGCCCGCCGCCGTGGAGTCGAGGGGAACGAGCGGGTTGGTCTCCGGGTAGTAGGCGGCGGCCGACCCGCGGGGGATGTCGTATTCGACGATCCGGAAGTCGTGGGCGCAGCGGACCCGGTCGTCCTCGGCCCAGTGGGTGAAGAGGTCGACCATGTCGCCGTCGTCGAATCCGAGGGCCGCGATGTCGTCGTGGTGCAGGAAGATCACGCGGCGTCCGCCCTCGATCCCGCGGTAGCGGTCGCTGAGCCCGTAGATCGTGGTGTTGAACTGGTCGTGGCTGCGGATCGTCTGCAGGATCACGTGCCCCGGCGGCACCTGCAGCACCTCGATCGGGGACACCGCGAATTCGGCCCGGCCGGAGTGGGTGGGAAACGTCCGGGAATCGCGCGGCGGGTGCGGCAGCACGAACCCGCCGGGCCGCCGGACATTCACCTCGTACCCCTCGCAGCCGGGAACGACCCGCGAGATGTGCAGGCGGATGTTCGCGTAGTCGTCCCGCATCTTCTTCCACTCGATGCCGTACCGGTCGCCGATCGTGGCCTCGGCGATGCGGGTGACGATGCCCACCTCCGAATCGAGATGCGGACTGGCCGGTTTCAGCGGTCCCCGGGACGCGTGAACGGAACACGTCGAGTCCTCGACCGAGATGAACTGGGGACCGCCGGCCTGGACGTCCTGCTCGGTGCGCCCGCGGGTCGGCAGGATGAGGGCTGTGTCGCCGCACACGAGATGCGAGCGGTTGATCTTCGTGGAGATGTGGACGGTCATCCGGGTCCTGCGCAGCGCGGCGGCGGTGACGTCGGTGTCCGGGGCCGCCTGGACGAAGTTCCCGCCGAGCCCGAGGAAGAAATGCGCCTTGTCATCACGCATCGCCCGGATGGAATCGACGGTGTCATAGCCGTTCTCGCGGGGAGGGTCGAAGTCGAATTCCTTCGCGAGGGCGTCGAGGAAATGCCGCGGCGGACGCTCCCAGATGCCCATCGTGCGGTCGCCCTGCACGTTCGAATGTCCGCGCACCGGGAAGAGCCCGGCACCGGGCTTCCCGATGTTTCCCTGGGCGAGTGCGAGATTGGTGACTTCCTTGATGATCGCCACCGAGTTGTGGTGCTGGGTGAGCCCCATCGCCCAACAGAACACGGTGGCGTCGGAATCGCGCAGGAGCCGGGCCGCGTCGGTGATCTGTTCCCGCGACAGTCCGGTCGTGCGGGTGACGACGTCCCAGTCGATGTCGGTGACGTGCTGCTTCCACAGCTCGAACCCGATGGTGTGCTGTTCGATGAACTCGTGGTCGAGGGCGTCCCATCCGACGAGCAGGGAGCCGAACGCCTGCAGCAGCGCGAGGTCGCCGTTGAGCGCGATCGGCAGATGCAGGTCGGACAGGTCGGTACCCGGACCGACCATGCCGCGGGGCGTCTGCGGATTCTTGAAGTTGACCAGACCCGCCTCGCGCAGTGGATTGATCGACAGGATCTTCGCGCCGTTCTGCTTGGCCTTCTCCAGTGCCGACAACATCCGCGGATGATTGGTGCCCGGATTCTGACCTTGCAGGACAATCAGTTTCGCATGATAGACGTCGTCCATCGTGACGCTGGCCTTGCCGATGCCGATCGACTCCTGCAGCGCGATGCTGGTCGATTCGTGGCACATGTTGGAACAGTCGGGCAGGTTGTTGGTCCCGAAAGCGCGGACGAACAACTGGTACGCGAACGCGGCCTCGTTCGACGCCCGGCCGGACGTGTAGAAGATCGCCTCGTCCGGACTGTCCAGGGCGTTCAGCTGGTCGCCGATCAGCGCGAACGCCTCGTCCCAGTCGATGGGTTCGTAGTGGGTGCCGCCGGGCCGTTTCACCATCGGGTGGGTGATCCGACCCTGCTGCCCGAGCCAGTGCTCGCTGTGGCAGTCGAGGTCGGCGATGCTGTGCCGGGCGAAGAATTCGGGTGTCGCCCGGTCCCGCGTCGCCTCTTCCGCCACGGCCTTGGCGCCGTTCTCGCAGAACTCCGCGGCATGACGGTGACCCGGGTCGGGATCGGGCCACGCGCAGCTCATGCAGTCGAATCCCTCGGCCTGGTTCAGCCGCAGCAGCGTCTCAGCCGTCCGGACCACACCCATGTGCTCGAGCGCGCGTTTCATCGACACCGCGACCGCGGTCGGCCCGGCCGCGTGGTCCTTCGGGGGTTCGACGTGGAGGTCGGCCTCGTCGTAGTCGCGTTCCTCGTCCTGGTGCCGCATCGTTCAGCCTTCCGTCACGACGATCTCCCCACCAGACGACCGAGATAGTCGAGGACGTCGTCGGTGGCGGTGGCCGCGGCGGTGAGTGCCACGTAACCGTCGGGGCGTACCACCACCAGCGTGCCACCATGTGCCCCGTACGCGCTGCGCGCGAGGCCGCGGTCGTCGACGACGTCGATGCCGGGCCCGCGGGAATCGCCCACCACCACGTATTTCACGTCGTCGGGTGCGTCCTCGGCCAGGATCTGCAGGGTGTGCCGGGACCCGCCGCCGAACCCGAGAATGGTGAAGTGCGTGCCGCGGAAGACGTCGAACAGCCGCAGCGGGGTGCCGTCCGGGCTCAGGCACGGCGCGTCGGGTGCGCGGTCCCCCGCGCGGACGCCCGTCGTCACGTCCCCGTCCCTCGACAGCGAACTCCACTGATAGCCGAAACCGAGTTGCTGGCCGTCCTCGGTGACCGCGACCCCCAGGCCCTGCGAATCTTCCCGACCGAGGCTCGCGGCCACCTTCTGCAGCCCCTCGCTGCTCACCCCGAGCGTCCAGCGCGCGAGCGGCAACCGCTCCTCCTGATACGTGTCGAGAAGCGACGGATCCGCCGACCCGGCCAGGACCAGCGCGAGTTTCCAGCCGAGGTTGTAGGCGTCCTGGATTCCGGTGTTCATCCCGAGCCCACCGGCCGGCGGGTGAACGTGTGCGGCGTCCCCGGCGAGGAACACCCGACCGTCGCGGAAGCGGTCCACCATGCGCACGTTCACATGCCAGGTGGACAGCCACGTCGGTTCGGACAGTCGCACCCCGGGATCGCAGGCGACGTCGTCCAGAACCCGCTGGAAGTACTCCAGCGACGGCGCGGGCAGGTTGCCCTCCTCGTCGAAGTCCGCGAACGGCACTCCCTGGAACTGCCAGGAATTGATTCCGCGGAACGGGCACAACGCGACGAATCCCTTCTCCGGGTGCGTCCACTGGTACCAGCGATCGGGAACCAGACCGTCGACGGCCACATCGCCGAGGAGCATGCCCTCGATGCCGCCCGTGCCCTCGAACGACACTCCGAGCGCCTTGCGCACCGCGCTGCGCCCGCCGTCGCAGCCGACGAGGTAGCGCGCCATGATGGTCCCGCCGCCGGCGAGCCGGACCGTCACCTTGTCGGTGGTCTGCTCGAATCCGACGACCTCGACGCCACGCTCCACGTCGATTCCGAACTCCGAGAGCCTTTCTCGCAGAATCCGCTCGGTCTGCCACTGCGGGATCATCAGACCGCTGTCGTAGGGCCGATCGGGCGTGGGGCTCAGGTCCGCGTGCGGGTCGCCGTCGCTCACCACCTGCCCGCGCACCGCGACCCGGCTGGGAAGGTGACGGAATCCGGCGTCGACGATCTCGTCGACGATGCCGAGATCGTCCATCACCTCCTGGCTGCGCGCGGTCAACCCCTTTCCGCGCGAACCCGGGAACGGCTCGGGCGACTTGTCGAGGATCCGCACTTCGACGCCACGCCGCGCCAGTTCCAGAGCGAGCGTGAGACCGGTCGGCCCGGCCCCGGCCACCACTGCCTCGGTAGGGCTCATGGCGTCATCGTATTCGCGACGGCACCGATCCCGCGGGAAAGTCGTCGCACATCGGCTCTCGCTCAGAAGTTTCCGCGGGCGGCCTGTTCGCGTTCGATGGCTTCGAAGAGGGCCTTGAAGTTGCCGATGCCGAAGCCGAGGGAGCCGTGGCGTTCGATGAGTTCGAAGAACACGGTGGGCCGGTCGACGAGGGGTTTGGTGAAGATCTGCAGCAGGTAGCCGTCCTCGTCGCGGTCGACGAGGATGCCGCGTTTCTGCAACTCCTCGATCGGGGCGCGGACGTTACCGATCCGCGCCCGCAGTTCCGGGTCCTGGTAGTAGGAGTCGGGGGTGGCCAGGAATTCGACGCCCTCGGCGGTGAGCCGGTCCACGGCGGTGAGGATGTCGTTGGTGGCCAGCGCCAGGTGCTGCGCGCCGGGACCTTGGTAGAAGTCCAGGTACTCGTCGATCTGCGAACGCTTCTTCGCGATCGCGGGTTCATTGAGCGGGAACTTCACCCGGTGGTTGCCGTTGGAGACGACCTTGGACATCAGTGCGGAGTAGTCGGTGGCGATGTCCTCGCCGACGAACTCGGCCATGTTCGTAAAGCCCATGACCCGGTTGTAGAAGTCGACCCAGTGGTCCATCCGGCCGAGTTCGACGTTGCCGACGACGTGGTCGAGGGCCTGGAACAGGCGTTTGGGGGCGCCGTCGCGCTTGGTGTGCGTGGAGGTGCGTGCGATGTAGCCGGGCAGGTAGGGGCCGGTGTAGTGGGTGCGGTCGACGAGGGTGTGCCGGGTGTCGCCGTAGGTGGCGATCGCGGCGAGCCGGACGGTGCCGTGCTCGTCGGTCATGTCGTGGGGTTCGTCGAGGACGACGGCGCCCTGGGCGCGGGCGTGGGCGATGCACTTGTCGACGTCGGGCACCGACAACGCGATGTCGACGACGCCGTCGCCGTGGGCGCGGTGGTGCTCGATCAGCGGGCTCTGGGGGTCGACGGCGCCCTGGATGACGAAGCGGACGGCGCCGGATTCGAGGACGAAGCTGTGGTGGTCGCGGTTGCCGGTGGTGGGCCCGGAGTAGGCGACGAGGGTCATCCCGAACGCGGACTGGAAGTAGTGGGCGGTCTGGGTGGCGTTGCCGACCACCCAGACGACGGCGTCCCAGCCGCTGACCGGGAACGGGTCGCGGGTGCCGTCGTATTCGACGAGCCCGACCAGTTGCTCGAGCTGGCCGAGGTCGAGACCTGCCAGGCGTTCCTTGTCGGTGAGGGTCTGCTCGATCGTCATCGCTGTCTTCCTGGTTCGAGGGACGGAGTGTGGCTGTTGCCTGGGTCACTACGAAAACCCACGTCGCCCACATAGGCAACCGAGCCAGCAGCAGCTAGCCGCAGTGCCACCTTCGACGACCTGCGAGGGGCATTTCATATACAGTCGGACTAGTTGAATCGCTTCGGAGAGGCCCTGCCATGAAGGACGCTGTGCAGTTGGACGAACTCGATTTCGCCCTCCTCGACGCCATGCACGACGACCCGAAGGCGGGCGTACTCGAACTGTCCCGCCGACTCAAGGTCGCGCGGGCCACCGTCCAGGCGCGGGTGCGCAAACTCGAGGAGTCGGGCGTGATCGCCGGATACGAGCCGCGCCTCGACCTCGCCGCCGCCGGGTTCGACGTGCAGGCCTTCGTCACGCTGGAGACAGCGCAGGGCGCACTCGACTCCGTGACTTCGGAACTCGAATCGATCCCCGGGGTGCTCGAGGCCTTCGCGACCACCGGTTCCGGCGACATCCTGTGCCGCATCGCCGCCGGCTCGCACCTCGGGCTGCAGCAGACCCTGATCGATCTGAACAAGTCGAGCGTCGTCGCCCGATCCACCAGCGTGATGGTGCTGTCGGTGATCGTCCCCTACCGGTCGATGCCCCTGCTGCGGACGCTGGACCGACCGCGCTCGGCGAAGGCTCCGGCCTACCGCACAGCGACCGCGGATCCGGATTAGCACCACGATCACCGGTTCTGCTGCACAAACTGAATAGAAGATTCCGGAACTTCTTTCTCGGTGGTGTTCACCGCGACTACCTGTCGGCCGCTCGGTTGCGACGCACGAGTGGCGCCCACCACAGTGATCGCCGTAACAGCGGGAAGCACCATCCCGGCAGCCGAGAAACCGAGAGAAGCGATGAAGAATCTGCTCACCCGATTCGAAGAGAAGGCCCCCGAGATCGTCTTCGAGTGGCACGACACGGAGACCTCCGCACGCGGGTGGACGGTGATCAACTCGCTGCGCGGCGGCGCGGCCGGCGGCGGAACCCGGATGCGCCGCGGCCTCGACCGCCGCGAGGTGGAGTCGCTCGCGAAGACCATGGAAGTGAAGTTCACCGTCTCGGGTCCGGCGATCGGCGGCGCGAAGTCGGGCATCGACTTCGACCCGACCGATCCACGCAAGGACGAGGTGCTGCGACGCTGGTTCAAGACCGTGACCCCGCTGCTCAAGTCGTACTACGGCACCGGCGGCGACCTGAACGTCGACGAGATGGCCGAGGTCGTGCCGATCACCGAGAGCTACGGGCTGTGGCATCCGCAGGAAGGCGTCGTCAACGGGCACTTCGCGGCCAGCGATCGGGAGCGGGTGCAGCGGGTCGGGCAGCTGCGACTCGGCGTCGCGAAGGTCGTCGAGGATGCGCGGTTCACCCCCGATCCGCAGGCGAAGTACACGGTGTCCGATCTGATCACCGGCTGGGGTGTCGCCGAATCGGTGCGGCACTACTACCGGGTCTACGGCGGCGACCTGGCCGGCAAGCGGGTGATCATGCAGGGCTGGGGCAACGTCGGCGCCGCCGCCGCGTACTACCTCGCGCAGTCCGGTGCCCGGATCGTCGGCATCCTCGACCGCAACGGCGGGCTGTCGAACACCGACGGCTACGACTTCGAGCAGATCCGCGCACTGTTCCTCGCGAAGGAGGGCAACGAACTGCGCGCCTCCGGCACGGTGCCGTTCGAGGAGATCAACGAGACGATCTGGAGTTCCGGCGCCGAGGTGTTCCTGCCCTGCGCCGCTTCACGTCTGGTGACCCGCGAGCAGGTCGACAGGCTGATCGCCGGCGGCCTCGAGGTGGTGGCGAGCGGCGCCAACGTGCCGTTCGCGGACGACGAGATCTTCTACGGCCCCACCTACGAGTACGCCGACAAGAGCGTCGCCGTCGTCCCCGACTTCATCGCCAACTGCGGCATGGCCCGCGCGTTCGCGCTGCTGATGGAGGGTGACGTCGAGGTGTCGGACGAGGCGATCTTCGGTGACGTCTCCGCCACGATCGCGACGGCGCTCGAGCGCTGCTTCGCCCGTTCCCCGCAACCGACCGGAATCGCCGGTACCGCGTTCGAGATCGCACTCGATCAGCTCGTCTGACGGACCGGGAGAACCCATGAACACAGTGCACGACCCACCGGCCTCCACCACGCGCCTTCAGCAGGCGATGAAACCGCGCCAGTTGGTGATGATGAGTCTGGGCGGCGCGATCGGCGCCGGACTGTTCGTCGGCTCCGGCGCGGGCATCGCCGTCGCCGGGCCCGCCGTGCTCGTCTCCTTCCTCATCGCCGGATTCCTCGTCGTCCTCGTGATGCGGATGATGGGCGAGATGGTGGCCGCCGACCCCGACAGCGGCGCGTTCTCCGTCCACGCCGAGAACGCGATGGGCCCGATCGCCGGCCGGACCATCGGCTGGCTCTACTGGGTGCAAGTCGTCATCGTCGTGGCCGCAGAAGCGACCGCGGCGGCCGCGATCACCGCCGCGTCGATACCCGCCGTTCCCCAATGGGTGGCGGCCCTGGCGTACATGAGCGTGCTGACCGCGGTGAACCTGGCGGGTGTCTCCCGCTTCGGTGAGTTCGAATTCTGGTTCGCCGCACTGAAGATCGTCGCCATCGTCGCGTTCCTGGCGGTCGGCTGCGCGATGATCCTGGGCTGGATCCCGAGCTTCGACGCACCCGGACTGTCGAATCTCA from Rhodococcus opacus B4 encodes:
- a CDS encoding Lrp/AsnC family transcriptional regulator: MKDAVQLDELDFALLDAMHDDPKAGVLELSRRLKVARATVQARVRKLEESGVIAGYEPRLDLAAAGFDVQAFVTLETAQGALDSVTSELESIPGVLEAFATTGSGDILCRIAAGSHLGLQQTLIDLNKSSVVARSTSVMVLSVIVPYRSMPLLRTLDRPRSAKAPAYRTATADPD
- a CDS encoding Glu/Leu/Phe/Val dehydrogenase dimerization domain-containing protein, giving the protein MKNLLTRFEEKAPEIVFEWHDTETSARGWTVINSLRGGAAGGGTRMRRGLDRREVESLAKTMEVKFTVSGPAIGGAKSGIDFDPTDPRKDEVLRRWFKTVTPLLKSYYGTGGDLNVDEMAEVVPITESYGLWHPQEGVVNGHFAASDRERVQRVGQLRLGVAKVVEDARFTPDPQAKYTVSDLITGWGVAESVRHYYRVYGGDLAGKRVIMQGWGNVGAAAAYYLAQSGARIVGILDRNGGLSNTDGYDFEQIRALFLAKEGNELRASGTVPFEEINETIWSSGAEVFLPCAASRLVTREQVDRLIAGGLEVVASGANVPFADDEIFYGPTYEYADKSVAVVPDFIANCGMARAFALLMEGDVEVSDEAIFGDVSATIATALERCFARSPQPTGIAGTAFEIALDQLV